One segment of Indicator indicator isolate 239-I01 chromosome 23, UM_Iind_1.1, whole genome shotgun sequence DNA contains the following:
- the LOC128974760 gene encoding cytosolic beta-glucosidase-like, with product MSTKSFSWEVEDEREVEVEDESEVQGNMDPFCVLKWVPEDIAFPVGFAWGAATAAYQIQEGWNADGKGPNVWDTFTHQGGDGVFRNQTGDVACGSYTLWEEDLKCIKQLGLTHYRFSLSWSRLLPDGTTGFINQKGACEKVTAPALVPEFKGIL from the exons ATGTCCACAAAGTCCTTTAGCTGGGAGGTGGAAGATGAGAGAGAAGTGGAGGTGGAAGATGAGAGTGAAGTGCAGGgaaacatggatccattctgTGTACTAAAG TGGGTGCCAGAGGATATTGCTTTTCCAGTTGGATTTGCTTGGGGTGCAGCTACAGCAGCATATCAGATTCAAG AAGGCTGGAATGCAGATGGAAAAGGCCCTAATGTCTGGGACACATTCACCCATCAGGGAGGAGATGGAGTTTTCAGGAACCAGACTGGTGATGTAGCTTGTGGCAGCTACACTCTGTGGGAGGAAGATTTGAAATGTATCAAACAGCTTGGATTGACTCATTATcgcttttctctttcctggtcACGTCTGTTACCTGATGGGACGACAGGTTTCATCAACCAGAAAG GTGCCTGTGAAAAAGTTACAGCCCCAGCTTTGGTACCAGAGTTTAAAGGCATCTTATAA